One genomic segment of Thermodesulfobacterium sp. TA1 includes these proteins:
- a CDS encoding restriction endonuclease subunit S: MLFILLYNPNRTRKYKKQSRRGSTRDTINLTPFSEIQVPLPLLPEQSRIATVLSWFDDLIEVKKKQNEILEKTAMAIFKNWFIDFEPFKDDEFVYNEELGREIPKGWEVKRLGDVAEVIMGQSPPSKFYNEEGIGIPFIQGIGQFGKYTPQTLVFCSCKGKLARLHDILITVRAPVGELNLADGEYIIGRGVASLRTDYWSFLFIYFSFNKELLKSLEKGTTYDAIVKDDLEGFSILLPPPHILQSFHSLVEPLFQKIILNQKQIMTLRKVRDTLLPLLVFGKLRVEEM, from the coding sequence ATACTATTTATACTTCTTTACAACCCAAATAGGACAAGAAAGTATAAAAAGCAGAGCAGAAGGGGTTCAACGAGAGATACAATAAATCTTACACCATTCTCTGAAATCCAAGTTCCTCTCCCCCTTCTCCCCGAACAATCCCGCATTGCTACTGTTTTATCTTGGTTTGATGACTTAATAGAAGTTAAAAAAAAGCAAAACGAAATTTTGGAAAAAACAGCAATGGCAATTTTTAAAAACTGGTTCATTGACTTTGAACCCTTTAAAGATGATGAGTTTGTTTATAATGAGGAGCTGGGAAGAGAGATACCGAAGGGGTGGGAGGTGAAGAGATTGGGGGATGTAGCAGAAGTAATTATGGGGCAGTCACCACCTTCAAAATTCTATAATGAAGAAGGTATAGGAATTCCCTTTATTCAGGGTATAGGGCAATTTGGGAAATATACCCCACAAACATTAGTTTTTTGTTCATGTAAAGGTAAGTTGGCAAGACTTCATGATATTTTAATAACAGTAAGGGCGCCTGTAGGAGAATTAAATTTGGCAGATGGTGAATACATTATTGGTAGAGGGGTAGCTTCGTTAAGAACTGATTATTGGTCATTTCTATTTATTTATTTCAGTTTTAACAAAGAACTTTTAAAATCCCTTGAAAAGGGAACAACCTATGATGCTATTGTAAAAGATGATTTAGAGGGATTTTCTATCCTTCTCCCCCCTCCCCACATCCTCCAATCCTTCCACTCCCTCGTTGAGCCATTATTCCAAAAAATCATCCTCAACCAAAAACAAATAATGACACTTCGCAAAGTCAGAGATACACTTTTGCCCTTGCTTGTTTTTGGAAAATTGAGAGTAGAGGAGATGTAG
- the hemA gene encoding glutamyl-tRNA reductase: protein MGLDFTILLIGLNHNTAPVEIREKLSFKDSLVFPLEKLKNEGLNFKEAYFLSTCNRVEFCFVLAKGQKEAFLEDLFSFFEKEVGFKKEEIKKHFYRFEDEEAVRHLFEVACGLDSLVLGEPQILGQVKEAYQKALFYKTSGIVLNRLLHRCFFVAKRVRTETGIGGGAVSISYAACELAKKILGSLKQKVVLLVGAGEMAELACMHFISSGVQKVLIANRTISKAVELAERFKGEAYSLEELPYVLTKADVVISSTGAPSFVITKQMVSSVLKPRKFRPLFIIDIAVPRDVDPEVNQLENVYVYNIDDLKEVVEENFQERKKEALRAKVIIEEEVFKFKKWLKEIDFHPTIRALSQKFEQIKQKELAKTLKKLKNLSEEEKRHLEVLTQSLVQKILYYPINFIKKDHHDKGAKAIGLIRQMFELDNLNLEPQIKKPETISEKLNLSEKDFTDKESNDTRDPSKKVLLQ from the coding sequence ATGGGTCTTGATTTTACTATCTTGCTGATAGGCCTAAACCATAATACCGCACCTGTAGAAATAAGAGAAAAACTTTCTTTTAAAGACAGCCTTGTTTTTCCTCTTGAAAAATTAAAAAACGAGGGGTTAAACTTTAAAGAGGCTTATTTTTTGTCTACCTGTAATCGTGTAGAATTTTGTTTTGTGTTAGCTAAAGGGCAAAAAGAAGCCTTTTTAGAAGACCTTTTTTCTTTTTTTGAAAAAGAAGTTGGGTTCAAAAAAGAAGAAATAAAAAAACATTTTTATCGGTTTGAAGACGAAGAGGCAGTAAGACATCTTTTTGAGGTAGCTTGTGGACTTGACTCTTTGGTCTTAGGAGAACCTCAAATTTTAGGACAAGTAAAAGAAGCTTATCAAAAGGCTCTTTTTTATAAGACCTCAGGGATTGTACTTAACCGTTTGTTACACCGATGTTTTTTTGTGGCTAAAAGGGTTAGGACTGAGACCGGTATAGGAGGGGGTGCGGTTTCTATAAGTTATGCTGCCTGTGAGCTTGCTAAAAAAATACTTGGTAGTCTTAAACAAAAAGTAGTGTTACTGGTAGGTGCAGGAGAGATGGCAGAGCTTGCCTGCATGCATTTTATTTCCTCTGGGGTGCAAAAGGTGCTTATAGCTAATCGTACCATTTCTAAAGCTGTAGAACTTGCCGAACGCTTTAAAGGAGAGGCTTATAGCTTAGAAGAGTTGCCTTATGTGCTTACTAAAGCAGATGTAGTTATTTCTTCTACCGGTGCTCCTTCTTTTGTGATTACCAAACAGATGGTCTCTTCTGTGTTGAAACCTAGAAAGTTTAGACCACTTTTTATCATAGACATAGCCGTTCCAAGAGATGTTGACCCTGAGGTTAATCAACTGGAAAACGTCTATGTTTACAACATAGACGATCTAAAGGAAGTGGTAGAAGAAAACTTTCAGGAACGTAAAAAAGAGGCCTTAAGGGCAAAAGTTATCATCGAAGAGGAGGTTTTTAAGTTTAAAAAATGGCTTAAAGAAATAGACTTTCATCCTACTATCAGGGCCTTAAGCCAAAAATTTGAACAGATAAAACAAAAAGAATTAGCCAAAACCCTTAAAAAACTCAAAAACCTATCTGAAGAAGAAAAAAGACATTTAGAAGTTTTAACCCAGTCTTTGGTTCAAAAAATCCTTTATTATCCTATAAACTTTATCAAAAAAGACCATCATGACAAAGGGGCTAAAGCCATAGGACTAATAAGACAAATGTTTGAACTTGACAACCTAAACCTCGAGCCACAGATCAAAAAACCCGAAACCATATCTGAAAAGTTAAACCTTTCTGAAAAAGACTTTACCGATAAAGAAAGCAACGATACAAGGGATCCTTCTAAAAAAGTTTTACTTCAATAA
- a CDS encoding single-stranded DNA-binding protein has product MSINKVILIGRLGADPEIRYTLDGKPVASFRLATNEVIIRNGEKEVLTEWHRVVAFGRLAEICGEYLSKGSQVYIEGKLRTRKFEDKQGMQRYVTEIVVQTMQILDKKPQSSDEAAKSYAMESSPKIAKKSTDIDTDFLNEPLVDEEDIPF; this is encoded by the coding sequence ATGAGTATAAATAAAGTTATTTTGATAGGAAGGTTAGGGGCAGACCCTGAGATTAGATATACCCTTGATGGAAAACCAGTTGCCAGCTTTAGGTTAGCTACCAATGAGGTTATCATAAGAAACGGAGAAAAAGAGGTCCTTACAGAATGGCATAGGGTAGTTGCCTTTGGGAGATTAGCAGAAATCTGCGGAGAATACTTAAGCAAAGGTTCTCAGGTCTATATAGAAGGTAAGCTTAGAACCCGTAAGTTTGAAGACAAACAAGGTATGCAGAGATACGTTACCGAGATAGTCGTTCAAACCATGCAGATTTTAGATAAGAAACCTCAATCCTCAGATGAGGCTGCTAAATCTTATGCGATGGAAAGTTCCCCTAAAATTGCTAAAAAGTCTACTGATATAGATACTGACTTTTTAAACGAACCTTTGGTTGACGAAGAGGATATTCCTTTTTAA
- a CDS encoding HEPN domain-containing protein, with product MLFEMCIREDKEFEKLDKDRISELTFYAVDIRYPDEYYIPSLEEAKESFEIAKQVKDFIFKKLNITEEDIK from the coding sequence ATGCTTTTTGAAATGTGCATAAGAGAAGATAAAGAATTTGAAAAACTCGATAAAGATAGAATTTCTGAGTTAACTTTTTATGCGGTTGATATTAGATATCCTGACGAGTATTATATACCTTCCTTAGAGGAAGCAAAAGAGTCTTTTGAAATTGCTAAACAAGTAAAGGATTTTATATTTAAAAAACTAAACATAACCGAAGAGGACATAAAATGA
- a CDS encoding endonuclease V — MDLAKLEEIQLDCAKRVIKEDVLTEIKTVGGIDVTFESSKENPTRAWACMVVINLDTLKPIYQKIIEDIVDFPYIPTFLAFRELPLVKKVYNEAKFKPDVIFIDGQGISHPRGCGIASHFGVEIGAVTVGVAKKKLLGSYEPLEDSRGSYSYLIYNDEITGAVLRTKDKVKPVYVSIGHKISLDKAIELVLKTSIYRIPEPLRLAHNLLQKVRRQVFR, encoded by the coding sequence ATGGATCTGGCTAAACTTGAAGAAATACAATTAGATTGTGCTAAAAGAGTTATAAAGGAAGATGTCTTAACAGAAATAAAAACTGTAGGTGGAATTGATGTAACCTTTGAAAGTTCAAAAGAAAATCCAACCAGAGCCTGGGCTTGTATGGTGGTTATTAATTTAGATACTTTAAAACCCATTTATCAAAAAATCATAGAAGATATAGTAGATTTTCCTTACATTCCCACTTTTCTTGCTTTTAGAGAGCTTCCTCTTGTGAAAAAAGTTTATAATGAGGCAAAGTTTAAGCCAGATGTTATTTTTATAGATGGGCAAGGGATTTCTCATCCGAGAGGTTGTGGGATTGCTTCTCATTTTGGGGTTGAGATAGGTGCTGTAACCGTAGGGGTTGCAAAGAAAAAACTTTTAGGAAGTTATGAACCTCTTGAGGATTCCCGCGGAAGTTATTCTTATTTAATTTATAATGATGAAATTACTGGTGCAGTCCTTAGAACTAAAGACAAAGTCAAGCCTGTTTATGTATCCATAGGGCATAAAATAAGCTTAGATAAGGCTATTGAGCTTGTTTTAAAAACCTCTATCTACCGTATCCCCGAACCTCTAAGACTTGCCCACAACCTTTTACAGAAGGTAAGGAGACAAGTTTTTAGGTAG
- a CDS encoding N-acyl homoserine lactonase family protein, which translates to MKKGPFYKIHPFVVGTKVFDKGMMTYQHDYGKEYVIPIYCWLIEGSDKIILIDTGLLDVIQSEFREQAIGGKIYKFEEGLAKWGLSPKDIDIVIHTHLHNDHCENDFKCVNAVFYAHELEFQSAYNPHPLDFRYMADFIEEVDQAGQMVHIKDEVFEVVPGITMVHTPAHTKGGMSVLINTEKGLAGITGFCVIMENFTPPSKIKAMGMEVIPPGTNIDPYLAYDQMIKFKESVDILIPLHEPSFSSVETIP; encoded by the coding sequence ATGAAAAAGGGACCTTTTTATAAAATCCATCCTTTTGTTGTTGGGACCAAGGTTTTTGATAAAGGAATGATGACTTATCAACATGACTACGGAAAAGAGTATGTAATTCCGATTTATTGTTGGCTAATAGAAGGCTCAGACAAGATTATTCTTATTGATACAGGACTTTTAGATGTGATTCAATCTGAGTTTAGAGAACAGGCTATCGGAGGAAAAATCTACAAATTTGAGGAAGGGCTTGCTAAATGGGGACTTTCTCCTAAAGACATAGATATTGTAATTCATACCCATTTACATAACGACCATTGTGAAAACGATTTCAAATGTGTAAATGCAGTTTTTTATGCCCATGAGCTTGAGTTTCAATCTGCTTACAATCCTCATCCCTTAGATTTTAGATACATGGCTGACTTTATAGAAGAGGTAGATCAAGCAGGACAGATGGTCCATATAAAAGATGAGGTTTTTGAAGTTGTCCCAGGAATTACTATGGTCCATACTCCTGCCCATACCAAAGGAGGAATGAGTGTTCTTATCAATACAGAAAAGGGACTTGCAGGAATAACTGGATTTTGTGTAATTATGGAAAACTTTACCCCTCCAAGTAAAATAAAAGCTATGGGAATGGAAGTTATCCCACCAGGAACAAACATAGACCCTTACTTAGCCTATGATCAGATGATAAAATTTAAAGAATCGGTTGATATTTTAATACCCTTACATGAACCAAGTTTTTCTTCAGTAGAAACTATTCCTTAA
- a CDS encoding HEPN domain-containing protein: MKEKNNWLIKALNDYKTAEKHINLPENEIITDTLCFHCQQTVEKLLKAFLVYHKIGFQKVHTIEYLIKLCSTIDREFESLYEKTKNLTDYAIDIRYPYEFYIPTIEKERNAFESATFVKEFIFKKLNITGKHIK; this comes from the coding sequence ATGAAGGAAAAGAATAACTGGCTTATTAAAGCATTAAATGATTACAAAACGGCGGAAAAACATATAAATCTTCCTGAAAATGAAATTATAACTGATACTTTATGCTTTCATTGCCAACAGACGGTAGAAAAACTTTTAAAAGCATTTCTTGTATATCATAAGATAGGATTTCAAAAGGTTCATACAATTGAATACTTGATCAAACTTTGTTCAACTATTGATAGGGAGTTTGAATCTCTATATGAAAAAACAAAAAACTTAACGGATTATGCAATTGATATAAGGTATCCATATGAGTTTTATATTCCTACAATTGAGAAAGAGAGAAATGCTTTTGAAAGCGCAACTTTTGTTAAAGAGTTTATATTTAAAAAACTAAACATAACGGGAAAGCACATAAAATGA
- a CDS encoding nucleotidyltransferase domain-containing protein has product MVEKIKEIINQVFEEIGIKVDRIILFGSRARGEHEALSDYDIFVVIRKDIDNLGKRKLKKEIYRSLHLAFPFSPFDIIVKTKKEFEDEKDIVNTLSNEVLAEGIEI; this is encoded by the coding sequence ATGGTAGAAAAAATCAAAGAGATAATAAATCAAGTTTTTGAAGAAATAGGGATAAAGGTTGATAGAATAATTCTTTTTGGCTCAAGAGCAAGGGGAGAACATGAAGCGTTAAGTGATTATGATATATTTGTAGTGATAAGAAAAGATATTGATAATTTAGGGAAAAGAAAGCTTAAAAAAGAGATTTATCGTTCTTTGCACTTAGCCTTTCCCTTTTCTCCTTTTGATATTATAGTCAAAACCAAAAAAGAATTTGAAGATGAAAAGGATATTGTAAATACTTTATCTAATGAAGTTTTAGCGGAAGGCATAGAGATATGA
- a CDS encoding site-specific DNA-methyltransferase, with product MNKDILLHGDVYACLDYLDDDSIAVAITSPPYWKQRDYKFEGQIGQEKTPEEYIGKLVKIFNKLRQKLREDGIFFLNIGDKYLNQYGKSHLLQIPYRLAYHMVKDGWYLEDIIIWYKPNHMPSSAKDRFTNTYEPVLVLAKSRNNIYQNKRPKVVEIPLQQTSWKHTAVYPEKLVWEILKRVELKDEDLILDPFAGTGTTAVVVNKIRDNLYCKKIYSVMIEKGDEFVDIIKERTKIKKVIRVKDVNYEYQPVIDVGLPKDVSPNPILKDKRGEVYIAQDQTEFLSALKGITLDEFKKFHREDALYFFGVKKWDLSSLYYAYTIYQYGYVLRNMLIVSDENSWYPIFMFARDSTRVAYKFYLDRIRIKPKTKEKRKWQEEFIGMKVKDISGKESIEGYVVKVLEKYDDGFPKVVVVQWNGKASIEFVIHPEKEEFLMEGLKFFCPKCYSELTEPYDPIGDNQCLTCGQQLWINLETIPIIQEPKEISEIAKELENNEYHIGQILNIKDLKRKKVSSSSKFLLLERINWGASPGARKLMLGEYFTKMRLYRIDQPFVAQYLTLLRKSKNMSIQDVINKLPKEYYHTASHWFRKDFGGSIPIPQDVELIKAIFDVQNGLLRILKRTALKFQTVKTSIKGKNPGDYIKNGDYIKNDDDLIKFLKLLYIPSNEYITIVAQMEKSKSEEVLKKNRFIIEELTNEGKE from the coding sequence ATGAACAAAGATATTTTATTACATGGTGACGTTTACGCTTGTCTTGATTATTTAGATGACGATTCAATTGCTGTAGCCATAACCTCACCACCATATTGGAAACAAAGGGATTATAAATTCGAAGGCCAGATTGGGCAGGAAAAAACTCCTGAGGAATATATCGGCAAGCTGGTAAAAATATTTAATAAACTCCGCCAAAAGCTTAGAGAAGATGGTATTTTTTTCCTTAACATTGGAGATAAGTACCTAAACCAGTATGGGAAGTCTCATCTTTTACAAATTCCATATAGATTGGCATACCACATGGTAAAAGATGGTTGGTATTTAGAAGACATAATTATCTGGTATAAACCAAACCACATGCCATCCTCGGCTAAAGACAGATTTACGAATACTTACGAGCCCGTGCTCGTTTTAGCAAAAAGCAGGAACAATATTTATCAAAATAAACGTCCAAAAGTAGTAGAAATACCCTTACAACAGACCTCATGGAAGCATACAGCGGTATATCCTGAAAAATTAGTATGGGAAATATTAAAACGTGTAGAATTAAAAGATGAAGATTTAATATTAGACCCTTTTGCAGGAACAGGAACTACAGCAGTGGTCGTGAATAAAATAAGAGATAATCTTTATTGTAAAAAAATTTATTCGGTAATGATTGAAAAAGGAGATGAATTTGTAGATATAATTAAAGAGCGAACCAAAATAAAAAAGGTTATTAGAGTTAAAGACGTGAATTACGAGTATCAACCTGTTATAGACGTCGGCTTACCGAAAGACGTAAGCCCCAATCCTATATTGAAAGATAAACGTGGAGAAGTTTATATTGCTCAAGATCAAACAGAATTCTTATCTGCATTAAAAGGAATTACCCTGGACGAATTTAAAAAATTTCATAGAGAAGATGCACTTTACTTTTTTGGAGTGAAAAAATGGGATTTAAGCTCATTGTATTATGCCTATACGATATATCAATACGGATATGTGCTGAGAAATATGTTGATTGTGTCAGATGAAAATAGTTGGTATCCCATTTTCATGTTTGCACGGGATAGCACACGGGTCGCATATAAATTTTATCTTGATAGAATTAGGATAAAACCAAAGACAAAAGAAAAAAGAAAATGGCAAGAAGAATTTATTGGTATGAAAGTAAAAGATATTTCAGGGAAAGAATCAATAGAAGGTTACGTGGTAAAAGTTTTAGAAAAGTACGACGATGGCTTTCCAAAAGTGGTGGTAGTTCAATGGAATGGAAAAGCATCAATAGAATTTGTTATTCATCCTGAAAAAGAGGAATTTTTAATGGAAGGTTTAAAATTCTTTTGTCCCAAGTGTTATTCTGAATTAACAGAGCCTTATGATCCAATAGGAGACAACCAATGCCTCACATGTGGACAACAATTGTGGATAAATTTAGAAACTATCCCTATCATACAAGAACCTAAAGAAATATCTGAAATCGCAAAAGAATTAGAAAATAATGAATATCATATAGGTCAGATTTTAAACATCAAAGACCTTAAAAGAAAAAAAGTTTCATCATCAAGCAAATTTTTATTATTAGAAAGGATTAACTGGGGAGCATCTCCTGGAGCAAGAAAGCTTATGCTTGGTGAATATTTTACAAAAATGCGTCTTTATCGAATAGACCAACCATTTGTTGCACAATATTTAACTCTATTAAGAAAATCTAAGAATATGAGTATTCAAGACGTGATAAATAAACTTCCCAAGGAATATTATCATACTGCTTCTCATTGGTTTAGAAAAGACTTTGGCGGTTCTATTCCAATACCTCAAGACGTTGAATTAATAAAAGCAATTTTTGACGTTCAAAATGGATTATTAAGAATACTAAAAAGGACAGCCTTAAAATTCCAAACTGTTAAAACGTCAATCAAAGGTAAAAATCCTGGAGATTATATTAAAAATGGAGATTATATTAAAAATGATGACGATCTGATTAAATTTCTTAAATTATTGTATATTCCATCAAACGAATATATAACTATTGTCGCTCAAATGGAGAAATCAAAAAGTGAAGAAGTTTTAAAGAAAAACCGATTCATAATTGAAGAATTGACCAATGAAGGAAAAGAATAA
- a CDS encoding nucleotidyltransferase domain-containing protein: MKEKIKKIINQVFEEIGIKVDRIILFGSRARGDFKENSDWDLLIIVEKELLRDEIVEISHLIRRKLADEFIPSDVIIKSKEEVEERQKVIGSVIKSAMEEGISLYVALGINITEVKRWQRD, encoded by the coding sequence ATGAAAGAAAAAATAAAAAAGATAATAAATCAAGTTTTTGAAGAAATAGGGATAAAGGTTGATAGAATAATTCTTTTTGGCTCAAGAGCAAGGGGAGACTTTAAGGAAAATAGCGATTGGGATTTACTCATTATAGTTGAAAAAGAACTTTTAAGGGATGAAATAGTAGAAATTTCACATCTTATAAGAAGAAAACTCGCAGATGAATTTATACCATCTGATGTGATTATAAAATCAAAGGAAGAGGTGGAAGAAAGACAAAAAGTGATTGGGAGTGTGATAAAAAGTGCTATGGAAGAGGGAATTTCGCTATATGTCGCCTTAGGAATTAACATAACGGAGGTGAAAAGATGGCAAAGAGATTAA
- a CDS encoding type I restriction endonuclease subunit R, with protein sequence MEYAHLTENYLVEQPAIIWFREIGYSYIQGSELIPDNGERESYRHCVLKNRFIQAIKRINPWLTDNLAEDAYKKVIEFDHPDFIIKGKIFYEILTNGVKLTFREGIEEKTKIVKILDFENIENNEFLLANQFKVEYQYEKELYRIPDLVVFINGLPVAVFELKSFNAEETAKDAFLDHQRKIKDIPQLYVYSQIIVASDGYETKYGSPTSDWERFFVWEGILSDDDVKVEEIADGYYRYFYNNEELTSLELLIKGLFRKEHLTEFLNDFVFYEKEGETYKKKIASYHQFYTVKKAVVKTVKCVLEGKTPEEKRIGVVWHTQGSGKSLTMLFYARKVLKMRELENPLIIFITDRNSLDEQLYKLFSQFPIAKQVESIKDLQETVKTSAGGILFTTIQKFGKKKTEEYPLLTERKNIIIVADEAHRSQYRELAQNLRKAIPNASFMGFTATPIELQDRDTYLVFGEPISVYPMDKALRHRVIVPIYYEPRLAELHLTNEFIDEEFEELSEGLEPELKESLKRKYARLERLILSPERLEKIAKDIVEHFNKRTETLEGKGMVVVISRKVAVELYKAIKSIPNAPSLEVIMSGNKQNDPKDYHPFIRNKDQLEDILNNFKNPEKDPKMVIVVDMLLTGFDVPCLHTMYFDKPMKNHNLMQAIARVNRVFKDKPAGLIVDYIGIADDLRKSLSQYTISAINQVLTDINEVINVLKEKYDIVSSMFYGLNYQNWTKLTPEELAQLTVSAYNLLNDEKLKRSFIKNYIALKKAYALASPHPETIKIKNDIKFFEMIKKMIVKYSVSSRKEISKELEYEISQLISKSISAEEPVDIFSLLKKDKPDISILNEELLSNISSLTQKNYATDLLMKLIKDELKIKLRVNPIRYKSLYERLQKLIERYNIKLITTVDVINELIEIAKEIKKKLNEGKELDLTEEELAFYDMLLKEGVFKNKEEIIHVVKEIKKQLGYFVKIVDWNKKESLRARIKVAIKEILAKVLEKRVEYEKINQITSEIYEHIETLYAA encoded by the coding sequence ATGGAATATGCTCACCTTACCGAAAACTACCTTGTTGAACAACCTGCCATAATTTGGTTTCGAGAAATTGGCTATTCTTACATTCAAGGCTCAGAACTTATACCTGATAATGGAGAAAGAGAATCTTATAGACACTGCGTTTTAAAGAATAGGTTTATTCAAGCAATAAAAAGAATAAACCCCTGGCTTACAGATAATTTAGCGGAAGATGCTTATAAAAAAGTAATTGAATTTGACCATCCAGACTTTATTATAAAGGGAAAGATATTTTATGAAATTTTGACAAATGGTGTAAAACTGACCTTTAGAGAAGGTATAGAAGAAAAGACAAAGATTGTAAAAATCTTAGATTTTGAAAACATAGAAAATAACGAATTTCTTCTGGCTAACCAATTTAAAGTTGAATATCAGTATGAAAAGGAGCTATACAGAATCCCAGACCTTGTTGTGTTTATAAATGGTTTACCCGTAGCAGTTTTTGAATTAAAAAGCTTTAACGCCGAAGAAACTGCAAAGGATGCCTTTTTAGACCATCAAAGAAAAATAAAAGATATACCTCAACTTTATGTCTATTCTCAAATCATCGTTGCCTCAGACGGATACGAAACTAAATATGGTTCACCAACGAGCGATTGGGAAAGATTTTTTGTATGGGAAGGAATTTTAAGTGATGACGATGTAAAGGTTGAAGAAATTGCTGATGGTTATTATAGATACTTCTATAATAACGAAGAACTAACCTCTCTTGAACTATTAATTAAAGGATTATTTAGAAAAGAGCATCTTACTGAATTTTTGAACGATTTTGTATTTTACGAAAAGGAAGGAGAAACTTATAAGAAAAAGATAGCAAGCTATCATCAATTTTACACCGTAAAAAAGGCTGTTGTAAAAACCGTTAAATGCGTCTTAGAAGGTAAAACTCCGGAAGAAAAAAGGATTGGGGTTGTTTGGCATACCCAAGGTTCTGGCAAATCACTTACTATGCTTTTTTATGCAAGAAAAGTTTTAAAAATGAGAGAACTTGAAAATCCGCTTATAATTTTTATAACTGATAGAAATAGTCTTGATGAACAACTCTATAAACTTTTCTCGCAATTTCCTATAGCAAAGCAGGTAGAAAGTATAAAAGACCTACAAGAAACGGTTAAGACATCGGCAGGAGGAATATTATTTACAACGATTCAAAAATTTGGAAAGAAAAAAACTGAAGAATATCCTTTGCTTACAGAAAGAAAAAATATCATTATTGTTGCAGATGAAGCTCACAGAAGCCAATATCGTGAGCTTGCTCAAAATTTAAGGAAGGCTATCCCTAACGCATCATTTATGGGATTTACCGCAACCCCTATAGAGCTTCAAGATAGAGACACCTACCTTGTATTTGGCGAACCGATAAGTGTATATCCCATGGACAAAGCACTCAGACATAGAGTAATAGTTCCTATATACTATGAACCAAGGCTTGCAGAGCTACATTTAACCAATGAGTTTATAGACGAAGAGTTTGAGGAGCTGTCAGAAGGGCTTGAGCCTGAACTGAAAGAGAGCTTAAAGCGTAAATATGCAAGACTAGAAAGGTTAATTTTATCACCGGAACGCTTAGAAAAGATAGCTAAGGATATTGTAGAGCATTTTAATAAAAGAACCGAAACGCTTGAAGGCAAGGGGATGGTGGTTGTAATTTCAAGAAAGGTTGCGGTTGAGCTTTATAAAGCTATTAAAAGCATTCCTAACGCTCCATCGTTAGAAGTTATAATGTCAGGAAATAAGCAAAATGACCCTAAGGATTATCATCCTTTCATAAGAAATAAAGACCAGTTAGAGGATATTTTGAACAATTTTAAAAATCCAGAAAAAGACCCAAAAATGGTAATTGTAGTAGATATGCTTTTGACAGGCTTTGACGTGCCTTGTCTTCATACCATGTATTTTGATAAACCGATGAAAAACCATAATTTAATGCAAGCAATAGCACGAGTAAATAGAGTATTTAAAGATAAACCAGCAGGTCTTATAGTTGATTACATCGGGATTGCTGATGATTTAAGGAAGTCTTTAAGCCAATATACAATTTCAGCTATAAATCAAGTGCTAACTGATATTAATGAAGTCATAAATGTTTTAAAGGAAAAATACGATATAGTTTCTTCTATGTTTTATGGATTAAATTATCAAAACTGGACAAAGTTAACCCCTGAAGAATTAGCTCAACTTACAGTGTCTGCATACAATTTACTAAACGATGAAAAGTTAAAACGAAGCTTTATCAAAAATTATATAGCCCTTAAAAAGGCTTATGCTTTGGCAAGCCCCCATCCTGAAACAATTAAGATAAAGAATGATATTAAGTTTTTTGAGATGATTAAAAAGATGATAGTTAAGTATTCAGTTAGTTCAAGGAAGGAAATATCAAAGGAATTAGAATACGAAATTAGTCAACTTATTTCAAAAAGTATATCAGCAGAAGAACCTGTAGATATATTTTCTTTACTTAAAAAAGATAAGCCAGACATATCTATTTTAAACGAAGAGCTTCTCTCTAATATTTCAAGTTTAACCCAAAAAAATTACGCAACAGACCTTTTAATGAAACTTATTAAAGATGAGCTTAAGATAAAACTAAGAGTAAATCCTATTAGATACAAGTCTTTATATGAAAGATTACAAAAATTGATTGAACGATATAACATAAAACTCATTACTACAGTAGATGTTATTAATGAGTTAATAGAGATAGCAAAGGAAATAAAGAAGAAATTAAACGAGGGGAAAGAATTAGACTTAACGGAAGAAGAGCTTGCCTTTTACGATATGTTGTTAAAAGAGGGTGTATTCAAAAATAAAGAAGAAATAATCCATGTAGTAAAAGAAATTAAAAAACAATTGGGATATTTTGTTAAAATTGTAGATTGGAATAAAAAGGAAAGTTTGAGAGCAAGAATCAAAGTAGCTATAAAGGAAATATTAGCTAAAGTTTTAGAAAAGAGGGTAGAATACGAGAAAATAAATCAAATTACTTCTGAAATTTATGAACACATAGAAACGTTATATGCCGCATAA